The following coding sequences are from one Kushneria phosphatilytica window:
- a CDS encoding response regulator transcription factor, whose protein sequence is MYIGILEDDSDQQAFIVQCLKPAGHVAVAFERASELRRVMTQKAFELLILDWRLPDACGMDVMTQLRRHDGWRGPILFITASDDEEATVQALERGADDFLAKPLRPRELVARVNALGRRAGHSLEHVPERLGVHDWSGGPGDFRLEGRVITLTEREYRLAVLFMTHPGELLSRAHLLEVVWGISAQISTRTVDTHVSRVRRKLELDGRHGPRLRSIYQYGYRLEVPGQATVDAT, encoded by the coding sequence ATGTATATCGGTATCCTTGAGGATGATTCGGATCAGCAGGCATTCATTGTTCAGTGTCTGAAGCCGGCCGGGCATGTCGCGGTCGCGTTTGAGCGGGCCAGCGAGTTGCGTCGGGTCATGACGCAGAAAGCGTTCGAGCTGCTGATTCTTGACTGGCGATTGCCTGATGCCTGTGGCATGGATGTGATGACCCAGCTGCGTCGGCATGATGGCTGGCGAGGACCGATACTGTTCATCACCGCCAGTGATGATGAAGAAGCGACCGTGCAGGCGCTCGAGCGTGGGGCCGATGATTTTCTTGCCAAGCCCCTGCGTCCGCGCGAGCTGGTGGCCCGGGTCAATGCGCTGGGGCGCCGCGCCGGGCACTCCCTGGAGCATGTGCCGGAACGACTCGGCGTCCATGACTGGTCGGGTGGACCGGGAGATTTTCGGCTGGAGGGTCGGGTCATCACACTCACCGAGCGTGAGTATCGCCTGGCGGTACTGTTCATGACTCATCCCGGCGAGTTGCTCTCCAGGGCGCATCTGCTTGAAGTGGTCTGGGGCATCAGCGCACAGATCTCCACGCGGACCGTGGATACCCATGTCAGCCGGGTCCGGCGCAAGCTCGAACTGGATGGCCGTCATGGGCCGCGGCTGCGCAGCATCTATCAGTACGGTTACCGTCTGGAAGTGCCGGGTCAGGCAACGGTCGACGCTACCTGA
- a CDS encoding IclR family transcriptional regulator yields the protein MIETSTAPSGTQALMRGLAVVEAVAEGCTSLATIGERIDCSRSTTHRLVAALVSAGYLRQGPDGYRLGSHLIGLGARAREQSPLSALARPILLQLAEQCGDTVHLGIREDDDVLYLEKVAGSRGLEMRSRIGLRMPLALTGVGRALMLMLPESEWQRLFERALAERPASGVITPAHVPPEWPDYRARLHDDARRGVVFDLEDNELGIRCVAAPVRDDSGDIVAAISVASASPWMPESRLDALAPEVSHAAHQLSRELGWRDS from the coding sequence ATGATCGAGACTTCCACTGCCCCTTCGGGCACCCAGGCGCTGATGCGGGGCCTCGCCGTGGTCGAGGCTGTCGCGGAAGGGTGCACCTCACTGGCCACCATCGGCGAACGTATCGATTGTTCGCGCAGCACTACCCATCGCCTGGTGGCCGCGCTGGTGAGTGCCGGCTACCTGCGTCAGGGGCCGGACGGCTATCGGCTGGGCAGCCACCTGATCGGCCTCGGTGCCCGAGCGCGTGAGCAGAGCCCGCTATCGGCATTGGCCCGCCCGATTCTCCTGCAGCTCGCCGAACAGTGTGGCGATACCGTGCATCTGGGCATTCGTGAAGACGACGATGTGCTCTACCTTGAAAAGGTGGCTGGTTCGCGCGGGCTGGAAATGCGCTCGCGAATCGGTCTGCGCATGCCGCTGGCACTCACCGGGGTAGGTCGGGCGCTGATGCTGATGCTGCCGGAGTCCGAGTGGCAGCGACTGTTCGAGCGCGCGCTGGCCGAACGCCCTGCCTCGGGTGTTATCACGCCGGCGCATGTTCCCCCCGAATGGCCGGACTACCGGGCACGGCTGCACGATGACGCCCGGCGCGGGGTGGTCTTCGATCTCGAGGATAATGAGCTGGGCATTCGTTGCGTGGCCGCACCGGTACGTGACGACAGCGGCGATATCGTTGCCGCCATCAGCGTGGCGAGTGCCTCCCCCTGGATGCCCGAATCCCGTCTGGACGCACTGGCCCCCGAGGTCAGTCATGCGGCACATCAACTATCCCGCGAACTCGGCTGGAGAGACTCATGA